The Terriglobales bacterium genome segment ATCACTCCTTCCGCTGTCGCCAAGCACCCTCCAGCGCGGGAATCCGCGCACGGACTGATTTCAAAAACAACTTCTCTATTCTAGCCCGAAAGCGTCCACGGCCGACGCCAGGGGGTTGCGCACCCTTGTCGCCGAGAGAAACCCCCACCCTCCGCCAAGACCGGGTGGAGGGTGGGGCAACGCAAAGAGAAGGTATGAGCGGGAAAGGATGGGTCAGTTCCCCCAGCGAACAACGTATACTTACCCGCGCCGTACACCAATCTCGCCTGAGAGATGCGACCATGCCAGACCAAGACTGGATCAAAACACTTGAAGACGGCAGAAAAGTGAAGTTCATCTATCAGGAACTGCCGGAAGACGGGGCATTTATCAGCGCGCAGGTTGCAGGAAATGAGGTCGTCTATTCGGTCATATTGGCCAAGGTAAGAAAGCTGCTGAGTCGTGAGGATGTTGAAAGTCATTTCGAGGCAGAGCTTTCGAAGAAGTAGCGACCCTCGATCGTGGGATCGTATCCGCGTCTCTCAAGCGCCCCGCCACGAATCGCCGACCCGGCCCGTACAATAGCCCCGTGAAGCAGACCGTCTTTGTGGTCGAGGACAACCGGGACATCGCCCAACTGGTGCGCCATCACCTGGAGGGCGCCGGATTCGGCGTGCGCGTCTTCCCTGCCGCCACCGGCGTGATCGCCGAGGCGGAGAAGCACCCGCCCGCGCTCTTCCTGCTGGACGTGATGGTCCCGGGCGGCGACGGCTTCGCGCTGTGCACGCGCATCCGCGAGCGCCAGTCGCTCGCCGCGACGCCCGTCATCTTCCTCACCGCGCGCACCTCCGAAGCTGACCGCGTCGCGGGCCTCGAGCTGGGCGCCGACGACTACGTCACCAAGCCCTTCAGCCCGCGCGAGCTGGTGGCCCGAGTGCGCGCCGTCCTCCGCCGCTTCGAAAGGCCTTTGGGCCCGGCCAAGATCAAGACCGGTGACCTGGAGATCGACGGAGGCGCCATGAGCCTTACCGTGCGCGGCAAGCCGGCGGCCACCACCGCCACCGAGTTTCGGCTCATCCACTACCTGGCCTCGCATCCGGGAAAAGTCTTCAGCCGCGAGCAGCTTCTGGATGCGGTGTGGCGCGACGTCGCCTTCGTCACCCCGCGCTCGGTGGATGTGTACGTGCGCCGCCTGCGCGAGAAGATCGAGCGCGAGCCCGAGAGCCCGGTGTACCTGCGCACCGTGCGCGGCGCCGGCTACAAGTTCGAGGCTCCCAAGTGACTCACCGCATCTTTTTCAAGCTGATGGGCGCGTTCCTGCTGGTCATCGTCGCCGGAACGGTCACGCTCGATTTCGCCATCCGCCGCGCCTGGGAGACTTCCCTGCGCGGCGAGATCGAGCGCGCTCTGGTGGAAAAGACGCAGCTCTTCGCCGGCCGCGTCCAGGCCGACAAGTCGCACTCTATGCAGGAGGTGGCCGTCGAAGCCGGGCGCCAGGCCCAGGCCCGCGCCACCATCATTGATTCCACCGGCAAGGTGCTGGCCGATTCCGAGGCCGACCCTGCCACCATGGAGAACCACGCCACCCGCCCCGAGTTCGCCGCCGCGCTCCAGGGCGAGGTGGGCAGCTCGGTGCGCTTGAGCCACACCGTCCACGTCAACCTTCTTTATGTCGCCGTGCCCATCCCCGGGGGCGCGGTGCGGCTGGCGCATCCGTTGGCGGCCATCGAGAAGACCACGGCCCAGGTGCGGAGCACGCTGCTCCAAGGCTCGGCGCTGGCGCTCGCGGTCGCCATGCTGCTGGCGGGCTTGGCGGCGCTCTCCATCTCGCGCCGGCTGAACCGCATCGTCAAGTTTGCCGAGCGCGTGGCCTCGGGCGACCTTTCCGCCCGCATCGCCGAGAGTTCTCTCGACGAGATCGGCCAGGTGGCCGCGACCCTCGACCGCACCGCCCGCCGCCTGGAGGACGCCTTCCACGAGGTCGAGACCCGCCGCCAGCAGATGGAGACT includes the following:
- a CDS encoding response regulator transcription factor gives rise to the protein MKQTVFVVEDNRDIAQLVRHHLEGAGFGVRVFPAATGVIAEAEKHPPALFLLDVMVPGGDGFALCTRIRERQSLAATPVIFLTARTSEADRVAGLELGADDYVTKPFSPRELVARVRAVLRRFERPLGPAKIKTGDLEIDGGAMSLTVRGKPAATTATEFRLIHYLASHPGKVFSREQLLDAVWRDVAFVTPRSVDVYVRRLREKIEREPESPVYLRTVRGAGYKFEAPK